The DNA region GGAGCAGCTCGCCGGCGCATGAACAGGAAGAGGATTCGCTCATGCGCCGACGATATGGATTTTCAAATCGCTTGTAAATGATCCTGGATGCTAACCACAGCTCTTTCCGCGGCGTTTGCGCAGCAGGCTCCAGCCGCACAGGCCCAGGAACACCGCGGCGGCGGCGTAGTCGAGCACTCCGGCCCCTTCCTCGGCCGCGCCTCCGGACCATGTGGGGGTAGCGCCCAGCGCGCCGTACAGGGCGTCGGCGCCGACGCCCATAAGCAGTGCGCAGACCACCAGGGCGGCGAGGTAGACGATGGTCTCGCGCTTGCCGAGGATACGCGCCGTCACGGTGAGGGCGGCGATGTTCGTTGCCGGTCCGGCCAGCAGAAAGACCAGAGCCGCGCCAGGAGAGAGCCCCTGCCAGGCAAAGGCCGCAGCCATGGGCGTGGAGGCCGTGGCGCACACGTAGATGGGCAGGGAGAGCAGAAGAGCCAGCAGGTAACCGCCCCAACGGCCGCCCACGTACTGCTCCACAAAACCTGCCGGCAGCAGCACGGCCACGGCTCCGGCCACGGCAACGCCCACCAGGAACCACGGGCCTACGTCGCCGGCCAGCTCCAGAAATCCGTAGCGCAGACCCGAGGCCAGGCGGGAACGCAGGGCCGGGCGCTTGCGCGTGCCCAGCTCGGCCAGGGAGGGGCGCGGCGCATCCGGATTCGACAGCGGAGCCGTACCGGCAGGAGCCATGGGCAGGAGCGTGGGCCGGGGCTTTTCCGGCGCGGCGGCCCGGTCCACGGTCAGCCCGACCAGCACTGCCGAGAGCACGGCGGCCAGTGGCCGCAGCACGGCCATGATCGGATCGAGAATGATCCAGGTGACGGCGACAGAATCCACGCCTGTCTCGGGCGTGGCGGTCAGAAACGCGGCGGCGGCGCCTTTGCTCGCGCCCTGTTCTCGTAAGCCCGCGACCGCGGGCAGCGTGCTGCAGCTTCAAAGGGGAAGCGGCGCGCCGATGAACGAGGCAATGAACACGGCGCGTGCGCTGCGGCCCTTTTTCCCGCCGCCCAGCAGCCTGTTGACGAGATCCTGGGGCAGGAGGGCCTGCAACAAGCCGGCGCCGAGCAATCCAATGAGTAAATAGGGAGCGGCGCGCGCCGTAAGCTCAAGACATGAGGAGAACCAGCCGAAAAGATGAGTAAGGAACGTATCGGTCATCAGCGCAATCTACACAAAAGGGCGAGGCGGGCAAACTCAATTGTGTTTTAGGTAGCATAGACGTTTTTGAATGACAGTTCAAACGCATACCTCATTGTCTTGGTCAAAAATGTTAATTGAAGGGCTCGTAACAACGCAAGAATTCTGGAAGGAGCGACAAATCGTACAGAGTAAAACAATTGCATGACGATACTGTTTTGATTTAGGGTCCAACCAAACGGGCAGGTACCGGCATCCGACTTTTCGGAGTGCGAAAACGCACATTGTTGTATTGGGTAAATATACGGACATGTTG from Oceanidesulfovibrio marinus includes:
- a CDS encoding permease, which encodes MPAVAGLREQGASKGAAAAFLTATPETGVDSVAVTWIILDPIMAVLRPLAAVLSAVLVGLTVDRAAAPEKPRPTLLPMAPAGTAPLSNPDAPRPSLAELGTRKRPALRSRLASGLRYGFLELAGDVGPWFLVGVAVAGAVAVLLPAGFVEQYVGGRWGGYLLALLLSLPIYVCATASTPMAAAFAWQGLSPGAALVFLLAGPATNIAALTVTARILGKRETIVYLAALVVCALLMGVGADALYGALGATPTWSGGAAEEGAGVLDYAAAAVFLGLCGWSLLRKRRGKSCG